Below is a window of Bos indicus isolate NIAB-ARS_2022 breed Sahiwal x Tharparkar chromosome 19, NIAB-ARS_B.indTharparkar_mat_pri_1.0, whole genome shotgun sequence DNA.
cagactgccagggaattcccctcaaATGCCTCTTCTCATCTGAGCTGCCTCACAATAATTTTAACAGAAGACACTGATCGATAGCTTCGCTTGTACTGTACCATTCTACCTGCTCCACACACGCTAGCTTACTTACCGCTCCATGTCCCATGAGGTAGACGCCACCTTTATCTCCATTATACAGAAGAGGAAGCCGAGGTCCAGAGCACCATTCAGCTCAGGGTTACCCGCTAGTCTGTGGCAGAGCCCTACTCTTCCCCACTACCCTACATTGCTTCTGAAGCTTCCACAGAAAAGTCCAcagctctcctctcctccctggcaAGCATCAGCTTTCTCCTAAAACAGAAAATCTGCCACCTGAAGTTGCTCTTTGAATCTGGCTTCCAATCTTTCATTCTGCCAAGCGCTCTCTCCACAGGGACAAATGACAATCACGTCAGCAAATCCAGAAAGCTctttcccaaattcattctacttGATTTCTCtgccatattaaaaaacaaacaataggtTTTTATTGggttaaataagaaaaacaacagaggTAACTTTTTTCAAAGGAGGGTGGTGGATGCAGCAGCAGGAGCACAGAGCACACGGTGTGCTACCGGGTCAGACCCCAAGCCCCAGCTCTTCCTTGGCCGCACACCAGCCAGCACCCACGTGGCTGCCTGACCAGTCAGTGGTCCTTCAAACTGACCGGCAGCATCTCAATTAAATATAGGGTCTCATTAATTCAGAGAATCACGACAGACAACACTCGTTCCTTGTTTTCAGTATTTGTAAACTGCAACATGTAATTATCTCACCTGGATAAATGTCTGTCTTAAAACTGTGCACTGCAATCCCATTGCTAATTTAGTAAATGGTTTAAAAGATCAGCTCCCAACCTTATTTCCTATCAGAGAACAGACAAGGTCTGCATGCCAGCCCACCTCCAGGAGCGATGTACTCTAGATGGTTCATCCTGGAGCTCTAGCAGGAAGCAGATGGGCCTCTGGTTACACTCATTCCCTGCACTTGGCTCTGACCCCAAACCTTACTGTCCACATCCACTTACAAGCATATGCCCATAAGGAAACAAGAGGACCTGAATTTTTGTATCAGGGATATATTATTTGCAACAAACCTCACAACTGGGTGTCACTAGAGCAGCCCTATCCAACAGAATTTTTtgcaatgatgaaaatgttcaattGTCTGCACAGTTCAATAAAGTAATCACTGGCCATATGTAGCTACTGAGCAGATAAAATGCCACTAGTGAAActgaattttatttgattttctttttattggctgCACCACAAGACtagcaggaccttagttccctgaccagatatcaaatctgtgccccttgcagtagaagtgcagagtcctaaccactggaccaataggGAATTTCCCcaaatatacacatttaaaaatgatctgGAAGGAAATACACCAGTTAATGGTGGTTTCCATCGGCATGGGGGTGAAGCTTTTGGTTCTTCCTTACaaaagctttatattttatactgATAGTTTATTACTTTATAATTAATCAAGgtaataaaaacaaatgcatagACTTTAAAGTATTTTGACTTCAGGTGAACAAAAAAGCAGTTGCAAAATAGAAGCAAACCATTTTCTTCCAATCTCCCCACTTTTCTCCTGGGTGTTTACACCTGGTTCTGATCTGGTTCTGCCCCCACTGCTGACACCAAGATAAGGGAGGCCcagcatctcctgggtctcctcctCCAGTCCTCCTAAGCCACCTTCCTCAATAGGTTAACTACCTTCTTCCATCAGATTACAGGATCACAAGCACTCAATTTTCTAGGACTGGACTGTGACAACTGTAGTGTCTGTCTTCCTATTTGTTTCAACTACCAAAACATCTTTGTCTTTCTCAGAGATGCACAATCTGGCTGCAATCTCACTGTACTCTCCTTAACATTCCTCCCATGCGCACAGACATAGCTTTCCAACAACTGTTCTCAAAGTACACAAGCTggtctttctttcactttgaacaGGGCTGGCAAAATATGCCCTGTGGGACACATCCAATCAGCCCATGGCCTGTTCTTAACCCAGTGCCAAGAatgctttatgtttttaaatatttgtggggaaaaaacgaacaaagaataatttctagggcttccctggcagtctagtggttaagaatccaccctgcaagggacaccagttcgcttcctggtcccagaagaccccacatgctgaggagtaactaagcccatgggccacaatgACCAGACCTAGAGCCTGGCTCCACAAGCCCCTGCAGCGAGAGGCCCCTGCCCCACAACCACAGAGTAGCCTTCACCTCCTGCAGCTGGGAAGAGCCCGAGTGCAGCAACAAGGCTCACCACGGCCACAAAGTAAAATgagtaagtaaatatttttttaaaaaaggaatatctAACAGAAACTCTGTGGCCCATGATGGCTAAACACTTAACATCTGTGGCACTTCacagaaaatgaactgacccctaACCTCAAAGGCCCTCTCTAGCCCTCCTCCTAATTCCAACACAGCAGTTCCCAAAACCTTCACTGAATACATAGCTTTACTGACCACTGACTTCTCGCTTCTTGAAAAACTTTTCGATTTTGTCCTTAGCATTTAAAAAGTACCATATTAGACAGAATTATGTATATTGATCTCTAAAAAAGAACATGATTTTCAAGTTGAAAAGGATCTCAGAAACCATGGGGGTCTATCCTCCATTTTATAGGCAGGAAACTATGATCAAGACTGGTCTAAATTCACAAAGTCTGTGAGTGGCAGAGGCAAGTGTTATGTCTGGACTCCCTGCCCAGGGCTTtgctaaaaagaaattaaatacctGAATATTTATTCTTCGTAAAGCTACCAGATTTAGCACATAAAGAGAGAGGATGCTCAGTTAAATGTGAACATCTTATAAACAAGTAATTTTTTAGTAAACACCCACATAAAATGtgagatatattaaaaaattattccttGTGTAcctgaaattcagacttaactggGAGTCCTGGTTTTCTCTGGCAACCTTACTTCTCTACAGCCCAGGCTGTTTGGGAGCTGCTTCTTTAACTCATGGTTTCACTCTCCCAATAACCTAGTTTACCTGTGCAAGAGTCAAAGTTTGCCTGCAAAGATCCCTTCAAGGTCCAGTAGGACTGGCACTATTTTCTCCCAATACACATAACGCTCCTTCCTGACACACTCTCTACTCTGTGTCTCCAAACCCTCTGTTCTCACCTCTGCTAACACATGAACACACTCTGTATAAAGGAGCTACCATCTGAGTTGTCACTGAAGGCAGGAATGCCAGCCTAGTCCTCATATGTCCCACCACCAGAGGTAACCACACACTGAGGGCACCTCTACTCAGGGcatgcatttttttctgattgtacAACCCCAAGGTGACAGTCTAGGTCATAtgcttttctgtccttttatatCTTCACACACATATCTGAGGGGTTTAGAAAGTGCTGAGGAAAAGCATCTATGCAGTGTTTGTGAGGGACCAGGAGTTCAGTACTAAAGATGCTGAACAGGATTTGCTCTTGGTTCTTATTTCCAGTGATACATACGATTTTGTTCTTGGTTCTTTCTTTATCCAGTTTCAAAAATTCACTGAGGGTTAATTCTTCAAACTGCTTCTTGACAGAAAGGAAAGCACAACCAGATGAATGCTTTTTATGTTCTTCTCTAGAAAAAACAATACACGAGCATGTCAACAGAGACAGTGAAGTAAAGGGAGAAGAGTTCATTACCACcagtctccctccccacctcagagACACACGCTGCTCTGCTTCAGGAGCAGAGTATGAATTCTGAAGTGGATGGAACCAGTACCCAGACCCACATTCCCACATACCTCATCTCAGCATCTTCTTGGTCTGTGGACACCCCCCATTCCCCTCCTATGGCTGTTATATTCTATCTGGAGTCCTTTAGCAAGCAGTAGGAAAAGCATTACAGGGTGTAAATCTAAAGGTACCACATGTTAAAGCCCTTAAAAATCATCCAGGAACCGTTTGCAGTTATCTCATTTTATTGGACTTATTACATAATCTATTGGTTCAGAGAAAGGGCACTACTGGCCTGGTTTCTCCAGTGAATTCTTGTGCCTATACTACCATTCTCTCCAGTGGGAATTATCCCTGCATAGCAGACTGCACTAGAACCAGAACAGtctggggacttcctggtggtccagtggttaggactctgcactttcattgctgagggcccaggttcaattcctcattagggaacttaagatcccacaagctacttGATGAAGCCAAAAAGAAcaaacaaccacaacaacaacCCAGAACAATCTGGAAGAAACACACAGCCACACAAATTCCAAGAGGACAGCCAATAGTAACTATATAATCTGAAAACATTACAGCACTTGGAAATCCACTCCCAAGAATACAACcagtatttctccactgatccctGGTATGATCACCATGCCATCCCAGTCAATACCGGGTCACAAGAGCAAACACGTTACTAAAAAAACAGTAATACTCTTCCTGCCAAGACGACAAACAACTCCAGAGATTCTCTAGGGCAAAAAAATTCAAGTTGTGGAAGCTACTGATtctgatgggggaaaaaaatgggaggGGAAAAATGGGGTATTACATTACAGGAAGACAGCTGCTGTCTGTATGAATATATGCACacacgcaggcacacacacataaactagACGCGAAGAACAAAATCCAAAACAACAGAGTGTACACTTTAAGGTGTGGTTTTTCTGCTGTATGAATGATAGTCCAGATAATAAAGCTTCAGATTTAAAAACTCTAAAACAGGAAAGGCACCTGGACAGCTCTAGGTCACAGCAGGATCTGCTCCAGCATTCTAACTTAAAAGGTATCAAGAACCCACAGGAAAATGCCTTTCTTTAACATCCACCCAGAAGGATATTCCGCCAAATCGGGTTGGATTAGGTTGAAAGCATCACCCAAGTGCCAGCAGCAGACTCATCCATGACAATAACTGTTTAGGGCACATAGGAGGTTGGAAAGCTGACGCTCTTTCACTAATCCTTCAAAATtcatggtttgttgttgttgtttttttttttggaggagccCAACACAAAACAAAAGGTCCCGATGGAACTGAGGCACCCACGAAGCCCAGTGAGGCCGGCCTGCGGGACTTACATAGGGTCGTCATCTGGTTCCCAGCCTTCCAACTCCTTGAAGCAGAAGAAACACTGAGCCAAGTCGGGCTCGTTCTCAGTGGGACAGTGGATGAAGCCTGCCGCGGCCATCTGCAAGGGAGAACTCAGCTCAGGCCCCAGCGCGGAGGAGGGGGCCCACAGAGGGCCCGGAGCCCGCGGGAGAGGTCGTCCCGGGCCTGGAAGCCCACAGCAGGGTTGGGACCCGAGGGAGAGGTCGCCCCGGGCCCGGAAGTCCACAGAAAGGCCGGAGCCCGAGGGAGAGGTCACTCACAGCCTAGAAGCCCACAGAAGGATTGGAGTCCGACGGAAACGTCGCCCCGGGCCCAAAAGCCACGGAAGGGTTGGAGTCCGCGGGACCGGTCGCCTCAGGACGGGGGCGGGACTCTTGGGGCGGGGAGGACCCGGGGACTCAGGGAGGTCTTACCCGCTCCGGGGTGCAGGCGCAGCCCTCTAAGAAAGGCCAGTTCTTAAACGTGGAGACGCGGTGGTCCTTGAGGTAGAGCTGCCAGGCCGGAGGCAAAGACTGGGCACCCATCCCGCCGCCGCCGAGCGGTGCCGCGATTCAAATCCAGCGGTTGACGGCCTCCGCGAGGCATGTCGGGAACGCGCCTCCCGCTGCCTTCTGGGAAGTGGGAAGCTGTGTGGCGCGGGGCATGCTGGGAGTCGTAGTCCTCTCGCGGCGTGACTCCGCAGCTGCTCATTCGCCACCGAGCGAACCACGCCCCGCGCTTACTACTTGCTAAGAGTGGTGGGAACAGAAGCTGGGGATGTGCTGAAGCCTCCGTGATAGTTTCAGGGAGTGGCCCCTGCGAGCACGAATGGATTAAGCTCTTTCAGCCTGCAAACTCTATTGGTTTTGTGGGTACCCCATTCCTGAAACCGTTAGTCCTAGCTTCCCCAGGCGTTGTACTGGCCAGATTGGAATATGTGCTGAGGCCCGTCCATCTAGAAGGCATGCATCATCCGGGGAAAAGGTGACAGTCACATAGATGAAGTCTACAGCTTAACCTCCACCCTTGCTGCAGTGAGCTGTTCACTCTTTTGTCAAGTCTTTTATCGAATCTTTTCATTGACTTCTTGGAGATGCAGAAATTCATCCTTGTCACTTTGTTCTTCCCTTTCCACCAGAATTCCTCAGGAGTTAGATATCTCTTCTAAGTCCTGAGGACAGTTcttctctcttcaagaaaatcagagataccaaaggaacatttcatgcaaagatgagctcgataaaggacagaaatggtatggacctaacagaagcagaagatattaagaagaggtggcaagaatacacagaagaactgtacaaaaaagatcttcacgacccaaataatcacgatggtgtgatcactgacctagagccagacatcatgggatgtgaagtcaagtgggccttagaaagcatcactacgaacaaagctagtggaggtgatggaattccagttgaactattccaaatcctgaaagatgatgctgtgaaagtgctgcactcaatatgccagcaaatttggaaaactcagcagtggccacaggactggaaaaggtcagttttcattccaatcccaaagaaaggcaatgccaaagaatgctcaaactaccgcacaattgcactcatctcacacgctagtaaagtaatgctcagaattctccaagccaggcttcagcaatatgtgaaccgtgaacttcctgatgttcaagctggttttagaaaaggcagaggaaccagagatcaaattgccaacatccgctggatcatagaaaaagcaagagagttccagaaaaacatctatttctgctttattgactatgccaaagcctttgactgtgtggatcacaataaactgtggaaaattcttcaagagatgggaatagcagaccacctgatctgcctcttgacaaatttgtatgcaggtcaggaagcaacagttagaactggacatggaacaacagactgctttcaaataggaaaaggagttcgtcaaggctgtatactgtcaccctgtttatttaacttatatgcagagtacatcatgagaaatgctggactggaagaaacacaagctggaatcaagattgccaggagaaatatcaataacctcagatatgcagatgacaccacccttatggcagaaagtgaagaggaactcaaaagcctcttgatgaaagtgaaagtggaaagtgaacaagttggcttaaagctcaacattcagaaaacgaagatcatggcatccggtcccaccacttcatgggaaatagatgggaaaacagtggaaacagtgtcagactttatttttctgggctccaaaatcactacagatggtgattacagccatgaaattaaaagacgcttactccttggaaggaaggttatgaccaacctagatagcgtattcaaaagcagagacattactttgccaacaaaggttcgtctagtcaaggctatggtttttcctgtggtcatgtatggatgtgagagttggactgtgaagaaggctgagcactgaagaattgatgcttctgaactgtggtgttggagaagactcttgagagtcccttgaactgcaaggagatc
It encodes the following:
- the BIRC5 gene encoding baculoviral IAP repeat-containing protein 5, coding for MGAQSLPPAWQLYLKDHRVSTFKNWPFLEGCACTPERMAAAGFIHCPTENEPDLAQCFFCFKELEGWEPDDDPIEEHKKHSSGCAFLSVKKQFEELTLSEFLKLDKERTKNKIAKETNNKQKEFEETAKKVRCAIEQLAALE